Proteins encoded within one genomic window of Actinoplanes octamycinicus:
- a CDS encoding FAD-dependent monooxygenase, whose protein sequence is MAELSCEVLVVGAGPTGLMLANWLTRLGVRVLVVDGKDGPTRESRALVVQARSLEIYDQLGIGDQVLDAARRAEALSPGTGARVFGRIPVGPLGRGVTPYPFLEVLEQSRNEEILYDNLRKLGGDVGWETPITAMVQVEEGIEAKVGNDTVRARFCVGCDGANSAVRKARRIAFEGSTNSHRFYVLDAAAAAGLVTDAINVRPGRREFMLAFPMPGRDNWRLIGLVRDEDGDGALDADDVRDRLRATFAVTFDRARWFATYRVHHRVAAAFRDGPFFLAGDAAHVHSPVGAQGMNTGLQDAHNLAFKLADVLRGRRRDTWLDRYEAERRPVARTLVATTDRLFQAITSERPVVRALRSALIPLAAPIAVRALPRTAGGSRLFQYISQIRIHYPIGPEARTPDGKRDPVVGRRLPWTGGNFAVLRSADWQIHGYGGVEGTEAPDLGLPVHIFPAAPTTPLKPGCFYLIRPDGFVASRAEPAEAEVRFRHAMAT, encoded by the coding sequence ATGGCCGAGCTGTCGTGCGAGGTCCTCGTGGTGGGCGCCGGACCCACCGGGCTGATGCTGGCCAACTGGCTGACCAGGCTCGGGGTCCGGGTGCTCGTGGTGGACGGCAAGGACGGTCCCACCCGGGAGTCCCGCGCCCTCGTGGTGCAGGCGCGCAGCCTGGAGATCTACGACCAGCTCGGCATCGGCGACCAGGTCCTCGACGCGGCCCGCCGGGCGGAGGCGCTCTCGCCCGGCACCGGGGCCCGGGTGTTCGGCCGGATCCCGGTCGGGCCGCTCGGCCGCGGCGTCACGCCGTACCCGTTCCTCGAGGTGCTGGAGCAGAGCCGCAACGAGGAGATCCTCTACGACAATCTGCGCAAACTCGGCGGCGACGTGGGGTGGGAGACGCCGATCACCGCGATGGTCCAGGTCGAGGAGGGCATCGAGGCGAAGGTCGGCAACGACACCGTCCGGGCCCGGTTCTGCGTCGGCTGCGACGGGGCGAACTCGGCGGTGCGCAAGGCCCGGCGGATCGCCTTCGAGGGCAGCACCAACTCGCACCGGTTCTACGTGCTCGACGCGGCCGCGGCGGCCGGCCTGGTGACCGACGCGATCAACGTGCGGCCCGGCCGCCGCGAGTTCATGCTCGCCTTCCCGATGCCGGGCCGGGACAACTGGCGGCTGATCGGCCTGGTCCGGGACGAGGACGGGGACGGCGCGCTGGACGCGGACGACGTGCGGGACCGGCTGCGCGCCACGTTCGCGGTCACCTTCGACCGGGCCCGCTGGTTCGCCACCTACCGGGTGCACCATCGGGTCGCCGCGGCGTTCCGGGACGGGCCGTTCTTCCTGGCCGGCGACGCCGCGCACGTGCACTCGCCGGTCGGTGCGCAGGGCATGAACACCGGTCTGCAGGACGCCCACAACCTGGCCTTCAAGCTCGCCGACGTGCTCCGCGGCCGGCGCCGGGACACCTGGCTGGACCGGTACGAGGCGGAGCGCCGCCCGGTCGCCCGCACCTTGGTGGCCACCACCGACCGGCTCTTCCAGGCGATCACCTCGGAGCGACCGGTCGTCCGCGCGCTGCGGAGTGCCCTGATCCCGCTCGCGGCGCCGATCGCGGTGCGGGCGCTGCCCCGCACGGCCGGCGGGTCCCGGCTGTTCCAGTACATCTCGCAGATCCGCATCCACTATCCGATCGGCCCGGAGGCACGCACCCCGGACGGCAAGCGCGACCCGGTGGTCGGCCGCCGCCTGCCCTGGACCGGCGGCAACTTCGCGGTGCTGCGCTCCGCCGACTGGCAGATCCACGGCTACGGCGGCGTCGAGGGCACCGAGGCCCCCGACCTGGGCCTGCCCGTGCACATCTTCCCAGCCGCCCCGACCACCCCGCTCAAACCGGGATGTTTCTACCTGATCCGTCCCGACGGTTTCGTCGCTTCCCGAGCCGAGCCGGCCGAGGCGGAGGTGCGCTTCCGCCACGCCATGGCCACCTGA
- a CDS encoding IS110 family transposase: MWFCRDDGKVNGYMGQLIIGVDPHKRSATIEIINEREQVLARGRYGTDTGGYQQMLAAGRRHAGRVWAVEGCNGIGRHLAQRLVADGETVLDVPAKLAAKARNFDTGHGRKTDGHDAHHIAVTALRTPGLRRVHADGATVALRLLADRRDQLGATRTETINRLHQLLLELIPGGAKKNLTTDQARTLLERVSVPAGDIVTATRYQLAGDLADELTTLDTKIKAANRQLKTVLAATGTQLTSLNGIGPSGAARLLGDIGDISRFPTRGHFATWNGTAPIDVSSGDNHHHRLNRAGNRRINRVLHIMAITQLRFDTPGRAYYQRKRAEGKTAMEAMRALKRRLSDTVYRQMIKDDHTAQQTATGPGGHTGATLNSSAADPNPKIDTSEKSQPGPANHHPKTPLTPTP; encoded by the coding sequence GTGTGGTTCTGCCGCGACGACGGGAAGGTCAACGGGTACATGGGTCAGCTGATCATTGGAGTCGATCCGCACAAGCGGTCCGCGACGATCGAGATCATCAACGAGCGTGAACAGGTGCTGGCCCGTGGCAGGTACGGCACCGACACCGGTGGCTACCAGCAGATGCTCGCCGCCGGCCGCCGTCACGCCGGCCGGGTGTGGGCGGTCGAGGGCTGTAACGGCATCGGCCGGCACCTGGCCCAGCGGCTGGTCGCCGACGGCGAAACCGTGCTGGACGTCCCGGCGAAACTCGCCGCGAAAGCCCGCAACTTTGACACCGGGCACGGCCGTAAAACCGACGGTCACGACGCGCACCACATCGCGGTGACCGCCCTGCGCACCCCGGGCCTGCGCCGCGTTCACGCCGACGGCGCCACCGTCGCGCTGCGGCTGCTGGCCGACCGCCGCGACCAGCTCGGCGCCACCCGCACCGAGACCATCAACCGGCTGCACCAGCTACTGCTCGAACTGATCCCCGGCGGCGCGAAGAAGAACCTGACCACCGACCAGGCCCGCACCCTGCTCGAACGCGTCAGCGTCCCGGCCGGCGACATCGTCACCGCCACCCGCTATCAGCTGGCCGGCGACCTGGCCGACGAGCTCACCACCCTGGACACCAAGATCAAAGCAGCCAACCGGCAGCTGAAGACCGTGCTGGCCGCCACCGGCACCCAGCTGACCAGCCTCAACGGCATCGGCCCCTCCGGCGCCGCCCGCCTGCTCGGCGACATCGGCGACATCAGCCGCTTCCCGACCCGCGGGCACTTCGCCACCTGGAACGGCACCGCCCCCATCGACGTGTCCTCCGGCGACAACCATCATCACCGGCTCAACCGGGCCGGGAACCGGCGCATCAACCGGGTCCTGCACATCATGGCCATCACCCAGCTCCGCTTCGACACCCCCGGCCGCGCCTACTACCAGCGCAAACGCGCCGAAGGCAAAACCGCGATGGAAGCCATGCGAGCGTTGAAACGACGCCTGTCCGACACCGTCTACCGCCAAATGATCAAAGACGACCACACGGCACAACAGACAGCGACGGGTCCGGGAGGACACACGGGGGCGACTCTGAACTCCAGCGCGGCCGACCCAAACCCCAAGATCGACACTTCGGAAAAGTCACAACCCGGACCCGCCAACCACCACCCTAAAACACCCCTCACACCAACCCCTTGA
- a CDS encoding dipeptidase — protein MSLTESELRATIAQEMPGVRADLERLVRIPGIAFEGFDHSHVERSAEAVAELLRGCGLDTQIVRHGGQPAVIGRKPAPPGAPTVLLYAHHDVQPAGDPALWASDPFEPVERDGRLYGRGAADDKAGVMAHVAALRAFGDQLPVGVVVFVEGEEEYGSDSLDAIIQAHLDELRSDVIVIADSGNWEVGTPALTTSLRGLVNLFVEVKVLKSAVHSGMFGGAVPDALMALSRLLSTLHDDDGEVAVGGLVGREGASVDYPEDRFRHEAGLLDGVGLIGRGTITDRIWTKPAISVLGIDAPRTLEAANALQATAKAKIGVRVAPGDDPKSVYAAVKSHLEKHVPWGAHVEVTLESDGDPCVIDATGAGFEAARAAFRSAWDGVEPVDMGIGGSIPFIATFQELFPGATILVTGVEDPHSAAHGPNESLHLGEFERVCVAEVLLLKNIAETLTK, from the coding sequence ATGAGCCTTACTGAATCCGAGCTGCGCGCCACAATCGCGCAGGAGATGCCCGGTGTCCGCGCCGACCTGGAACGGTTGGTGCGGATCCCGGGCATCGCTTTCGAGGGTTTCGACCATTCACACGTGGAGCGCTCCGCCGAGGCGGTCGCCGAACTGCTGCGGGGCTGCGGCCTCGACACGCAGATCGTGCGGCACGGCGGCCAGCCCGCGGTGATCGGCCGGAAACCCGCCCCGCCCGGCGCCCCCACGGTGCTGCTCTACGCCCATCACGACGTCCAGCCGGCCGGCGATCCCGCGCTCTGGGCCAGTGACCCGTTCGAGCCGGTCGAGCGGGACGGCCGGCTCTACGGCCGGGGCGCCGCCGACGACAAGGCGGGCGTGATGGCGCACGTGGCCGCGCTGCGCGCCTTCGGCGACCAGCTGCCGGTCGGCGTGGTCGTCTTCGTCGAGGGCGAGGAGGAGTACGGCTCGGACTCGCTGGACGCGATCATCCAGGCCCACCTGGACGAGCTGCGCTCCGACGTGATCGTGATCGCCGACTCGGGCAACTGGGAGGTGGGCACGCCCGCGCTGACCACCTCGCTGCGCGGCCTGGTCAACCTGTTCGTCGAGGTCAAGGTGCTCAAGAGTGCCGTGCACAGCGGCATGTTCGGCGGCGCCGTGCCGGACGCGCTGATGGCCCTGTCCCGGCTGCTCAGCACGCTGCACGACGACGACGGCGAGGTGGCGGTCGGCGGCCTGGTCGGCCGCGAGGGCGCCAGCGTCGACTACCCGGAGGACCGGTTCCGCCACGAGGCCGGGCTGCTCGACGGCGTCGGCCTGATCGGCCGCGGCACGATCACCGACCGGATCTGGACCAAGCCGGCGATCTCGGTGCTCGGCATCGACGCGCCGCGCACCCTGGAGGCGGCCAACGCCCTGCAGGCGACGGCCAAGGCCAAGATCGGCGTGCGGGTCGCGCCCGGCGACGACCCCAAGTCGGTGTACGCCGCCGTCAAGAGCCACCTGGAGAAACACGTCCCGTGGGGCGCGCACGTCGAGGTGACCCTGGAGAGCGACGGCGACCCGTGCGTGATCGACGCGACCGGCGCCGGCTTCGAGGCGGCCCGGGCCGCGTTCCGGTCGGCGTGGGACGGCGTCGAGCCGGTCGACATGGGCATCGGCGGCTCGATCCCGTTCATCGCCACCTTCCAGGAGTTGTTCCCCGGTGCGACGATCCTGGTCACCGGGGTCGAGGACCCGCACTCCGCCGCGCACGGGCCGAACGAGAGCCTGCACCTGGGCGAGTTCGAGCGGGTCTGCGTGGCCGAGGTGCTGCTGCTGAAGAACATCGCGGAGACCCTGACGAAATGA
- a CDS encoding M48 family metallopeptidase produces the protein MTTDEENRPVRRRVTLTGISSRAWEHPADRGALTALRELRGFDDVVKTFFGMWNERGFRLAYLAGAIRVDHRQYPRVYQRFTEAASTLDIAELPELYVSQSPIINGQAIGLDKPFIVITTGAVEKLDDDELRAVLGHELGHVRSGHAVYKTIMMILTSWAANISWIPVGVIALRAIIAAMLEWWRKAELSADRAGLLAGQDPAASLRLLMKLAGGGDLSQIDTTAFLEQAAEYEGGGDLRDSIHKIGMTAWSTHPFPVARAAELRKWIDSGAYAQILGGDYPRRDSDGDASVTEDVKAAAKSYREDFANSQDPLVGLVRRFGDGATDMAGAAAGRAMNWASEARRRARGDGNNDGEAN, from the coding sequence ATGACCACCGACGAGGAGAACCGACCGGTACGGCGCCGGGTGACGCTGACCGGAATCAGCTCGCGGGCCTGGGAGCACCCGGCCGACCGCGGCGCCCTGACCGCGTTGCGCGAGCTGCGCGGCTTCGACGACGTGGTGAAGACGTTCTTCGGGATGTGGAACGAGCGCGGGTTCCGGCTGGCCTACCTGGCCGGTGCGATCCGGGTCGACCACCGGCAGTACCCGCGGGTCTACCAGCGTTTCACCGAGGCGGCCAGCACGCTGGACATCGCCGAGCTGCCCGAGCTCTACGTGAGCCAGTCCCCGATCATCAACGGTCAGGCCATCGGCCTGGACAAACCGTTCATCGTGATCACCACCGGCGCGGTGGAGAAGCTCGACGACGACGAGCTGCGCGCGGTCCTCGGCCACGAGCTGGGCCACGTGCGCAGCGGCCACGCCGTCTACAAGACCATCATGATGATCCTGACCAGCTGGGCGGCGAACATCAGCTGGATCCCGGTGGGCGTGATCGCACTCCGGGCGATCATCGCCGCGATGCTGGAGTGGTGGCGCAAGGCGGAGCTCTCCGCCGACCGGGCCGGCCTGCTCGCCGGGCAGGACCCGGCCGCGTCGCTGCGGCTGCTGATGAAACTGGCCGGTGGCGGCGACCTGTCGCAGATCGACACCACCGCGTTCCTGGAGCAGGCCGCGGAGTACGAGGGCGGCGGCGACCTGCGGGACAGCATCCACAAGATCGGCATGACCGCGTGGAGCACCCACCCGTTCCCGGTGGCCCGGGCCGCCGAGCTGCGCAAATGGATCGACTCGGGGGCCTACGCGCAGATTCTGGGCGGCGACTACCCGCGTCGTGACTCGGACGGCGACGCCTCGGTCACCGAGGACGTCAAGGCGGCCGCCAAGTCGTACCGGGAGGACTTCGCCAACTCGCAGGACCCGCTGGTCGGCCTGGTCCGCCGATTCGGCGACGGGGCCACCGACATGGCCGGCGCCGCCGCCGGCCGCGCGATGAACTGGGCCAGCGAGGCCCGCCGGCGGGCCCGCGGCGACGGCAACAACGACGGTGAGGCCAACTGA
- a CDS encoding ATP-dependent DNA ligase, which yields MRFVDIAATSAAVAATGGRKAKIELLADALRRLEPDEIAAGSAYLAGELRQRQTGVGYAGLRTRPAPALEPTLTVAAVDAAIAEIASVAGAGSQARRRELLGALFGAATADEQRLLVGLFGGELRQGAQAGLLAEAVALAAQVPVAAVRRALLLSGDLKQVAVAALSGGAAALAAISLRVGTPLTPMLAQSAPDVGAALLATGAPAVVDTKLDGIRIQVHRSGDEVAVFTRSLDDITARLPEVVAAVRALPLREVVLDGEAMALDERGRPRPFQETSSRAATKGKSNPLALVPYFFDLLHLDGADLLDEPGRVRWAALAEALPGELIVGRETVETEEQAAAVFAAALAAGQEGVVVKAPEAPYDVGRRGAAWVKVKPRHTLDLVVLAVEWGHGRRKGWLSNLHLGARDPETGGFVMLGKTFKGLTDELLRWQTERFKELAVEDDGWVVRVRPEQVVEIAFDGVQTSPRYPGGVALRFARVLRYRDDKSAAEADTIDAVRAVGLTGQPDSGRNLPAG from the coding sequence ATGCGGTTCGTAGACATTGCGGCGACCTCGGCCGCGGTCGCCGCGACGGGCGGGCGGAAGGCGAAGATCGAGCTGCTGGCCGACGCGCTGCGGCGGCTGGAGCCGGACGAGATCGCGGCCGGTTCCGCCTATCTCGCCGGTGAGCTGCGGCAGCGGCAGACCGGGGTGGGCTATGCCGGCTTGCGGACCCGGCCGGCCCCGGCCCTGGAGCCGACGCTGACCGTCGCCGCGGTGGACGCCGCGATCGCCGAGATCGCCTCGGTGGCCGGGGCCGGGTCGCAGGCGCGCCGGCGGGAGCTGCTCGGCGCGCTGTTCGGCGCGGCGACCGCTGACGAGCAGCGGCTGCTGGTCGGCCTGTTCGGCGGGGAGCTGCGGCAGGGCGCGCAGGCCGGGCTGCTGGCCGAGGCGGTCGCGCTGGCCGCCCAGGTGCCGGTCGCGGCCGTACGCCGAGCCCTGCTCCTCTCCGGCGACCTCAAGCAGGTCGCGGTCGCGGCGCTCAGCGGCGGCGCGGCCGCCCTCGCCGCGATCAGCCTGCGAGTCGGCACCCCGCTCACCCCGATGCTCGCGCAGAGCGCCCCGGACGTCGGCGCGGCGCTGCTGGCCACCGGCGCCCCCGCGGTGGTCGACACCAAGCTGGACGGCATCCGGATCCAGGTGCACCGCTCCGGCGACGAGGTGGCCGTCTTCACCCGCAGCCTGGACGACATCACCGCGCGGCTGCCCGAGGTGGTGGCCGCGGTCCGGGCGCTGCCGCTGCGCGAGGTGGTGCTCGACGGCGAGGCGATGGCGCTCGACGAGCGGGGCCGGCCGAGGCCGTTCCAGGAGACCTCCAGCCGCGCCGCGACCAAGGGGAAGAGCAATCCGCTCGCGCTGGTGCCGTATTTCTTCGACCTGCTGCACCTGGACGGCGCGGACCTGCTGGACGAGCCGGGCCGGGTGCGCTGGGCGGCGCTGGCCGAGGCGCTGCCGGGCGAGCTGATCGTCGGGCGGGAGACGGTGGAGACCGAGGAGCAGGCCGCCGCCGTCTTCGCCGCCGCCCTGGCCGCCGGGCAGGAGGGTGTCGTGGTCAAGGCGCCCGAGGCGCCCTACGACGTGGGCCGCCGCGGCGCCGCCTGGGTGAAGGTGAAACCCCGGCACACCCTGGACCTGGTGGTGCTGGCCGTCGAGTGGGGGCACGGCCGGCGCAAGGGCTGGCTGTCGAACCTGCACCTGGGCGCCCGGGACCCGGAGACCGGCGGGTTCGTGATGCTCGGCAAGACCTTCAAGGGCCTCACCGACGAGCTGCTGCGCTGGCAGACCGAGCGGTTCAAGGAGCTGGCCGTCGAGGACGACGGCTGGGTGGTGCGGGTTCGGCCGGAGCAGGTGGTCGAGATCGCGTTCGACGGGGTGCAGACGTCGCCGCGGTACCCGGGCGGGGTCGCCCTGCGGTTCGCCCGGGTGCTGCGTTACCGGGACGACAAGTCGGCGGCGGAGGCGGACACCATCGACGCGGTGCGGGCCGTCGGGCTCACAGGGCAGCCAGACTCCGGACGTAATTTACCTGCTGGTTGA